The Streptomyces sp. NBC_01317 genomic interval GTGACTGGCCCGGAAACCTCGGGGCCGGGCTGCTGCCCGCCCCCGACGGCAGCTGCCAGGGTGTCTTCCTGCGCTACGACCTGTTCGGTGGCCGCGGCCCCGCGATGATCATCGGCAACCTCCCCGAGGGCTCCCCGGCCCGGGAACTGCTCGACGGCCAGATCCCGTTCGAGGTGGCCCAGCTGCTGCTGGCGCTGGAGAACGAGGAGCCCGTCGAGGTCGTCGGCGTCGAGGACATGCCGGTCATGCAGGGCGACAACCTCATGATCGTGCGCCGTCTCAAGCTCTCCGAAAGCCGCGTCTCCTGCGTGCAGTTCGACCGCAGCGACAACGTCCTCGTGACGATCGCCAGCTGGGACCGGCCGATCACCGACGATCTCTACGCGCTCCTCAAGCCGCTCCCCGCGGAGCTGTTCCAGCAGGGCTGAGCGCCCCGCGCCACCGGGTGCCCTCCTCCGCGCCACCTCTTCCCGCGCCCGCCGGGAAGCCCGGGTCCGCCCGGCCCGTACGTCCCCCGCTCGCCGTTATCAGCTCCGCCCCGCACGCGGAGCTGATTTGTCATGTCTATTGCCAAATCAGTCATCGGACTTTTACCGTGCTGGCCATGACTCCAGGGATGAGCCGCAGAACCACCATCAAGTCCGCACTGGGAGCAACAGGCGCTGTCGCGCTGGGAGTTCCGGTTATGGCCGGAACCGCAGCCGCCGCCGACCCCTCCGATGATTTGACGCTCTGGTACCAGACCCCCGCCGCCGACTGGGAGCGGGAATCCCTGCCCATCGGCAGCGGAGCCCTCGGCGCGAGTGTGTTCGGGACACTCGCCACCGAGCGGCTCACGTTCAACGAGAAGACCCTGTGGACCGGCGGCCCCGGCGCCGCCGGCGGCTACGACCACGGCAACTGGACCGAGCCCAGGCCGGGCGTCCTCGCCTCCGTCCAGCAGCGTCTGGACACCGAGGGCCGGCTCACCCCCGAAGCCGTCGTCGCCGAACTGGGCCAGCCCAAGCACGGCTTCGGCTCCTACCAGGTCTTCGGCGACCTGGAATTCGCGGTACCCGGCGCGCCGGCCGCCCCCGACGCCTCCTACCGGCGCTCCCTCGACCTCTCCACCGCCCTCGCCGCCGTCTCGTACACCCACCAAGGCGTCGCGTACACACGGGAGTTCTTCGCCTCCTACCCCGGCAAGGTCATCGCGGGACGGTTCACCGCGGACCAGCCGGGCAAGATCGCCTTCACCCTCCGCTACACCTCACCGCGCCAGGACTTCACCGCCACCGCGAGCGGCGACCGCCTGACGGTGAGGGGCGCGCTCCAGGACAACGGGCTGCGCTTCGAAGCACAGATACGGGTACGGACCGAAGGCGGCAGCGTCCGGGCCGGGACGGACGGCACCCTCACCGTCACCGGCGCGACCAAGGCGTGGTTCGTCCTCGCCGCAGGCACCGACTACGCCGACACCTACCCGCGCTACCGGGGCAGCGACCCGCACGCCGCCGTCACCGGCTCCGTCGACGCGGCGGCCCGCCGCTCGTACACGGATCTGCGCGGCCGCCATGTCGCCGACCACCGCGCGCTGTTCGACCGGGTCTCGCTCGACATCGGCCAAGAGCTCCCCGACCTGCCCACCGACCGGCTGCTGGCCGGCTACACCGGCGGGACGACCCCTGCCGACAAGGCGCTCGAAGCGCTCTTCTTCCAGTACGGGCGCTATCTGCTGATCGCCTCCTCACGCGCGGGCTCGCTGCCCGCGAACCTCCAGGGCGTGTGGAACAACGTGACCAACCCGCCCTGGTCGGCGGACTACCACGTCAACATCAACCTCCAGATGAACTACTGGCTCGCCGAGGTCACCAACCTCGCCGAGACCACCGCCCCGTACGACCGCTACGTCGAGGCCATGCGCGCCCCCGGCCGCCGCAGCGCCCAGGAGATCTTCGGCTCGGGCGGCTGGGTCGTGCAGAACGAGACCAATCCGTACGGCTTCACCGGCGTCCACAACTGGGCCACGTCCTTCTGGTTCCCGGAGGCCGCCGCCTGGCTCACCCAGCAGCTGTACGACCACTACCGCTTCAACGGCTCCACCGAGTACCTGCGCACCACCGCCTACCCCGTGATGAAGGAGGCGGCGGAGTTCTGGCTCGCCAACCTCCGTACGGACCCCCGGGACGGCACGCTCGTCGTCACCCCCAGCTACTCGCCGGAACAGGGTGACTTCACGGCGGGCGCCGCCATGTCCCAGCAGATCGTCCACGACCTGCTCACCAACACCCTGGAGGCCGCCAGGACCCTCGGCGACGCCCCCGCCTTCCGCACCAGGCTCCAGGACACGCTCGCGCAGCTCGACCCCGGCCTGCGCGTCGGCTCCTGGGGGCAGCTCCAGGAGTGGAAGACCGACCTGGACAGCCCCACCAACGACCACCGCCACGTCTCGCACCTCTTCGCGCTGCACCCCGGCCGGCAGATCCAGGCCGGCGGCGAGTGGGCCGAGGCCGCCAAGGTCTCCCTGACCGCGCGCGGCGACGGCGGGACGG includes:
- a CDS encoding glycoside hydrolase family 95 protein, which translates into the protein MAGTAAAADPSDDLTLWYQTPAADWERESLPIGSGALGASVFGTLATERLTFNEKTLWTGGPGAAGGYDHGNWTEPRPGVLASVQQRLDTEGRLTPEAVVAELGQPKHGFGSYQVFGDLEFAVPGAPAAPDASYRRSLDLSTALAAVSYTHQGVAYTREFFASYPGKVIAGRFTADQPGKIAFTLRYTSPRQDFTATASGDRLTVRGALQDNGLRFEAQIRVRTEGGSVRAGTDGTLTVTGATKAWFVLAAGTDYADTYPRYRGSDPHAAVTGSVDAAARRSYTDLRGRHVADHRALFDRVSLDIGQELPDLPTDRLLAGYTGGTTPADKALEALFFQYGRYLLIASSRAGSLPANLQGVWNNVTNPPWSADYHVNINLQMNYWLAEVTNLAETTAPYDRYVEAMRAPGRRSAQEIFGSGGWVVQNETNPYGFTGVHNWATSFWFPEAAAWLTQQLYDHYRFNGSTEYLRTTAYPVMKEAAEFWLANLRTDPRDGTLVVTPSYSPEQGDFTAGAAMSQQIVHDLLTNTLEAARTLGDAPAFRTRLQDTLAQLDPGLRVGSWGQLQEWKTDLDSPTNDHRHVSHLFALHPGRQIQAGGEWAEAAKVSLTARGDGGTGWSKAWKINFWARLRDGNHAHKMLSEQLKSSTLPNLWDTHPPFQIDGNFGATSGIAEMLVQSQHGPIEILPALPASWQDGSVTGLRARGGATLDLVWAGGRATRVTLRASRTGELTVRSTLLPGGERRFRATAGRTYVFHA